A window from Acidobacteriota bacterium encodes these proteins:
- a CDS encoding MBL fold metallo-hydrolase: MSITRRRFLTLSSAAAAMTAVPFRGFAFAQAPAAPPAATFEAIRRNVGYFTARGGTIGWLSNPGTLLVVDTQFPDTAKICLDGLRERAGRAPDLVLLTHHHGDHTGGNSVFKGVVKKIVAHARVPELQKQAAAQAQPNAASPVFPDATFEAVWTEEAGDERVTARHHGPAHTGGDAVIHFERAQVVHMGDLLFHQRHPFVDRGAGASIQNWLTSLEQIAKAMPGDTIYIAGHAKEGLPVTVSGKDVLRQRDYFDALLSHVRKGLAAGRSREEITALEALPGFEGYQSAPPRLTLATVLGVAFDELSAR; the protein is encoded by the coding sequence ATGTCCATCACGCGCCGCAGATTTCTCACCCTCTCTTCGGCCGCCGCCGCGATGACGGCGGTCCCATTCCGCGGGTTTGCGTTTGCGCAGGCCCCGGCTGCTCCCCCGGCCGCGACATTCGAGGCGATCCGCCGCAACGTCGGATATTTCACGGCGCGAGGCGGGACCATCGGGTGGCTGTCGAACCCGGGCACGCTGCTGGTCGTCGACACGCAGTTTCCCGATACCGCGAAGATTTGCCTCGATGGACTGCGGGAGCGGGCCGGCCGCGCGCCTGACCTGGTCCTGCTGACACATCACCACGGCGATCATACGGGCGGCAACAGCGTGTTCAAGGGCGTGGTGAAGAAGATCGTCGCGCACGCGCGCGTGCCCGAGCTGCAGAAGCAGGCGGCCGCGCAGGCGCAGCCGAACGCGGCGTCGCCCGTGTTCCCAGACGCGACCTTCGAAGCCGTGTGGACGGAGGAGGCCGGTGACGAGCGCGTGACGGCGCGCCATCACGGTCCCGCGCACACCGGCGGCGACGCGGTCATCCACTTCGAGAGGGCGCAGGTGGTGCACATGGGGGACCTGCTGTTCCACCAGAGGCACCCGTTCGTCGATCGGGGCGCCGGCGCCTCGATCCAGAACTGGCTGACCTCGTTGGAGCAGATCGCGAAGGCGATGCCGGGCGACACGATTTACATCGCCGGCCACGCGAAGGAGGGGCTGCCGGTGACCGTCAGCGGGAAGGACGTGCTCCGGCAGCGCGATTACTTCGACGCGCTGCTGTCGCACGTGCGCAAGGGACTGGCGGCGGGCCGGTCCCGGGAAGAAATCACCGCGCTCGAAGCGCTGCCGGGCTTCGAAGGGTACCAGTCAGCTCCGCCGCGACTGACGCTGGCGACGGTGCTCGGCGTGGCCTTCGACGAGCTGTCGGCTCGATAA
- a CDS encoding LacI family DNA-binding transcriptional regulator, whose product MTSDLRHTATTPRPPVGIKDIAKALGVSIGTVDRALHAKPGINPLTRARVLRMAESLGYRPNLAARYLKSRKHILVSVHLPQEIAAFWSSLRAGIGEAAALFAPALHVEFRSYPRLGEGDVPLFEQALREGTNGLIIAPGNPAALRSCIRRAARRDVPVVCVVTDAPETQRLTSVSSDPYTVGAVAGELLARFASGAGRVAFFTGWLGTQDHAEKLRGFETSLKAAESPLHLGPVVEAHDDPREGYRRALKVLRTHRELKGIYVSTANSLPVLQAVEQERRLHNLTIVTTDLFPELVEWIRAGKVAATLYQRPLTQGRIALQSLCQYLLYGTCPPPRVQIAPHVVMRSNLDLFLDRLG is encoded by the coding sequence ATGACTTCCGACCTCCGACACACCGCGACGACGCCGCGCCCGCCGGTCGGCATCAAGGACATTGCGAAGGCGCTCGGCGTGTCCATCGGAACCGTCGACCGCGCGCTCCACGCGAAACCGGGCATCAACCCGCTGACGCGCGCGCGCGTCCTGCGGATGGCGGAGTCGCTCGGGTACCGGCCGAACCTCGCGGCGCGATACCTGAAGTCACGAAAGCACATCCTCGTCTCCGTACACCTGCCGCAGGAGATCGCGGCCTTCTGGAGTTCGCTGCGCGCCGGGATTGGCGAGGCTGCCGCGCTGTTCGCGCCGGCGCTGCACGTCGAGTTCCGCAGCTACCCGCGCCTCGGCGAGGGAGACGTGCCGCTGTTCGAGCAGGCGCTGCGTGAGGGCACCAACGGCCTCATCATCGCCCCGGGCAATCCGGCGGCGCTGCGCTCCTGCATCCGCAGAGCAGCCCGCCGCGACGTCCCGGTGGTCTGCGTCGTCACCGACGCGCCGGAGACGCAGCGGCTCACATCGGTCTCATCGGATCCCTACACGGTCGGCGCCGTCGCCGGCGAGCTGCTCGCGCGATTCGCGTCCGGCGCGGGCCGCGTCGCATTTTTCACCGGGTGGCTGGGCACGCAGGACCATGCGGAGAAGCTCCGTGGCTTCGAGACCAGCCTGAAGGCGGCCGAATCGCCGCTGCACCTCGGGCCGGTCGTGGAAGCCCACGACGACCCGCGCGAAGGATACCGGCGCGCGCTCAAAGTGCTCAGAACTCACCGTGAGCTCAAGGGCATCTACGTCAGCACCGCGAACTCCCTGCCCGTGCTCCAGGCGGTCGAGCAGGAACGGCGGCTGCACAACCTGACGATTGTGACGACGGATCTGTTTCCGGAACTGGTCGAATGGATCCGCGCGGGAAAAGTCGCGGCGACGCTCTACCAGCGGCCGCTGACACAGGGGCGCATTGCGCTGCAGTCGCTGTGTCAGTACCTCCTGTACGGCACGTGCCCGCCGCCGAGGGTGCAGATTGCACCGCACGTGGTGATGCGAAGCAATCTGGATCTGTTCCTGGATCGACTGGGGTAG
- a CDS encoding TonB-dependent receptor has translation MMSAVHRQCRGLVRASAIAIACVTLGVITAPAGAQQQLGAIQGTVTDRSGAVVPGVTVTVRNLATGVTITATSNDVGVYRMPSLDPGRYEVTAELTGFRKMVERDVTVSVGATVGMDFRMQPGDLSETVEVVGRVADIQTEKAELSAVVEMEKIVDLPLVSRNPLALAGLQPGVVGIPSTASLFAPEQGLGITANGVRESGNNTFVDGITVSGNPWGGSMLIVPNVEAVQEFQIIANNASAEFGRNAGAIVSVITKGGTNELSGSAFEFNRSERLRSKNIFETAKPPYSRNEFGLSLGGPIRRDRTFFFFSYDGLRQEGGGAALRTVETEQLVNWVATNRPNSIAAQLLQRYKPSMYPTGGFRDLGGPLPGANVWSTIPDGVPDVGTVSLALTAKTIGDQFNSRIDQVLRAGSDRIRASYYVNKINTPFVYVRPPFDHDYPFLNQLLAASYSRVLSSRTLNELTVGWVRQHGETGDPTPEAPTISIAGLSYGFGVPFWQPISFTQNNLEVRDVVTLSRGTHSFRTGGEFRYTRDFGFLNLWRRPTYRFQSILDFVDDEPFSETRAVDPATGQAVSSPGTFITKEWGLFFQDNWKLRRNLTLNLGLRYDNFGNPRKKEGPFNGIILGPGGSLQEQVARAKAGLVDAIYKTDWNNVAPRVGIAWDPAGDAELVVRGGAGVSYNRINNTAFSDERLNPPLFAAATTSIQTPSVPIVYTLGPSYSPNPALGRGLDENGGIRGARVELRAIDPAITIPYVYNWFAGVQRQLGWSVVLDVSYVGSASRNLLGSDAPTSTDVNRVAGDVLDGVLDRLNRSFGRIDITANRIDASYHGLAAQVSRRYRRGFAFQAAYTVGKATDYGGDPEALTDPGREKGPADYDIRHSFKWNAVWEIPFRSNARALRALLGGWQINTVTVYQSGSPFNVTCGYAYPRCDFNADGQSGERVNLTSADLGSPSQAQWLSGVLTTADYTLPAQGTLATVGRNALRGPSYFNTDLSLFKNVRLPWGERTPTVQLRLEAFNVFNKAHLNNPVSGIEDGNFGKVVSLGRDARVIQLGARFFF, from the coding sequence ATGATGTCTGCAGTCCACCGACAGTGCCGCGGGCTCGTGCGTGCGAGCGCGATCGCGATCGCCTGCGTCACGCTCGGAGTCATCACCGCTCCGGCGGGCGCCCAGCAGCAGCTGGGCGCCATCCAGGGCACGGTAACCGACCGATCCGGTGCGGTCGTGCCCGGGGTCACCGTGACCGTTCGCAATCTCGCCACCGGAGTGACGATCACGGCAACGTCAAACGACGTCGGCGTCTACCGGATGCCGAGCCTGGATCCGGGACGATACGAGGTGACCGCCGAGCTGACGGGGTTCCGCAAGATGGTGGAGCGGGACGTCACCGTCTCGGTCGGTGCCACGGTCGGGATGGACTTCCGGATGCAGCCCGGCGACCTGTCCGAGACGGTGGAGGTCGTCGGCCGCGTCGCGGACATCCAGACCGAGAAGGCCGAGCTCTCGGCGGTCGTGGAGATGGAGAAGATTGTCGATCTCCCGCTCGTCAGCCGGAACCCGCTCGCCCTGGCGGGCTTGCAGCCAGGCGTGGTGGGCATTCCCAGCACGGCCAGCCTGTTCGCCCCCGAGCAGGGGCTCGGCATCACCGCCAACGGCGTGCGCGAGAGCGGAAACAACACGTTTGTCGACGGCATCACGGTCAGCGGCAACCCGTGGGGCGGTTCGATGCTGATTGTGCCCAACGTCGAGGCGGTGCAGGAGTTTCAGATCATCGCGAACAACGCCTCGGCGGAATTCGGACGTAACGCCGGGGCCATCGTCAGCGTCATCACCAAAGGGGGGACCAACGAGCTGTCGGGAAGCGCGTTCGAGTTCAACCGCAGCGAGCGGTTGCGCTCGAAAAACATCTTCGAGACCGCCAAGCCCCCTTACAGCCGCAACGAGTTCGGCCTCAGCCTCGGAGGACCGATCCGCCGCGACCGGACCTTCTTCTTCTTCTCGTATGACGGGTTGCGGCAGGAAGGCGGCGGCGCCGCGCTCCGCACCGTCGAGACCGAACAGCTCGTGAACTGGGTCGCGACGAACCGGCCGAACTCCATCGCGGCGCAGCTGCTTCAGAGATACAAGCCGTCGATGTATCCAACCGGCGGGTTCCGCGATCTGGGCGGTCCCCTGCCGGGGGCGAACGTGTGGTCCACGATCCCGGACGGCGTCCCCGATGTCGGTACTGTTTCGCTGGCGCTGACGGCGAAGACGATCGGAGACCAGTTCAACTCACGGATCGACCAGGTGTTGCGCGCCGGCAGCGATCGGATTCGCGCGTCGTACTACGTGAACAAAATCAATACTCCGTTTGTGTACGTCCGGCCCCCGTTCGACCACGACTACCCGTTTCTCAACCAGCTCCTCGCGGCGAGTTACTCGCGCGTGTTGTCCAGCCGGACCCTGAACGAGTTGACGGTCGGGTGGGTGCGCCAGCATGGAGAGACCGGCGACCCGACGCCCGAAGCGCCGACCATCAGCATCGCGGGCCTGAGCTACGGGTTCGGCGTGCCTTTCTGGCAGCCGATTTCGTTTACCCAGAACAACCTCGAAGTTCGCGACGTCGTGACGCTGAGCCGCGGCACGCACAGCTTTCGCACCGGAGGCGAGTTCCGGTACACGAGGGATTTTGGTTTCCTGAATCTCTGGAGGCGTCCGACTTACAGGTTCCAGAGCATCCTCGATTTCGTCGACGATGAGCCGTTCTCCGAGACGCGGGCCGTGGACCCCGCGACGGGCCAGGCGGTCTCGAGTCCCGGGACGTTCATCACGAAGGAGTGGGGGCTGTTCTTCCAGGACAACTGGAAGCTCCGGCGGAATCTCACGCTCAACCTCGGCCTGCGCTACGACAATTTCGGCAACCCGCGGAAGAAGGAAGGTCCGTTCAACGGCATCATCCTCGGACCGGGCGGGAGCCTGCAGGAGCAGGTCGCGCGCGCGAAAGCCGGACTGGTGGATGCGATCTACAAGACCGACTGGAACAATGTCGCACCCCGTGTCGGCATCGCCTGGGATCCTGCGGGAGATGCGGAGCTCGTCGTGCGTGGCGGCGCCGGGGTGTCGTACAATCGCATCAACAACACGGCGTTCAGCGACGAGCGGCTGAACCCGCCGTTGTTCGCGGCGGCGACCACCAGCATTCAGACGCCGTCGGTTCCGATCGTCTACACGCTGGGGCCGAGCTATTCGCCGAATCCCGCGCTCGGCAGGGGGCTCGACGAGAACGGCGGGATCCGCGGCGCGCGGGTCGAACTGCGCGCGATCGACCCGGCGATCACGATCCCCTACGTGTACAACTGGTTCGCGGGCGTGCAGCGGCAGCTCGGATGGAGCGTTGTTCTCGACGTGAGCTATGTCGGGTCGGCGAGCCGGAACCTGCTGGGCAGCGACGCGCCGACGAGCACGGACGTCAACCGCGTCGCGGGCGACGTGCTGGATGGCGTGCTCGATCGCCTCAACCGGAGCTTCGGGAGGATCGACATCACGGCGAACCGCATCGATGCGAGCTATCACGGCCTGGCCGCCCAGGTGAGCCGCCGCTACAGGCGGGGATTCGCCTTTCAGGCGGCATATACCGTGGGGAAGGCGACCGACTACGGCGGAGATCCCGAGGCACTGACCGATCCCGGGCGCGAGAAAGGACCTGCCGACTACGACATCCGCCACTCGTTCAAGTGGAACGCGGTCTGGGAGATCCCGTTCCGCTCGAACGCCAGGGCGCTGCGTGCCCTGCTCGGCGGCTGGCAAATCAACACGGTGACCGTCTACCAGTCCGGCAGCCCGTTCAACGTGACGTGTGGCTACGCTTACCCCCGGTGCGACTTCAATGCGGATGGCCAGTCGGGGGAGCGCGTCAACCTGACGAGCGCCGATCTCGGCAGTCCCTCGCAAGCACAGTGGCTGTCCGGGGTTCTGACAACGGCGGATTACACGCTGCCGGCCCAGGGAACGCTCGCGACGGTCGGGCGCAACGCGCTGCGCGGGCCGTCGTACTTCAACACGGACCTGTCGCTGTTCAAGAACGTTCGCCTGCCATGGGGCGAGCGCACGCCGACCGTGCAGCTCCGGCTGGAGGCCTTTAACGTCTTCAACAAGGCGCACCTGAACAACCCCGTCAGCGGGATCGAGGACGGAAACTTCGGCAAGGTGGTGTCGCTGGGCCGCGACGCACGTGTCATCCAGCTCGGGGCGAGATTCTTCTTCTAG
- a CDS encoding sigma-54-dependent Fis family transcriptional regulator: protein MSEAIRRLEQDIQCATGSDAKVLITGESGVGKEVAAQLIHKGSTRRNRPFLTLNCAGVPDSLLESELFGHMRGSFTDAYRDKPGLLEAADGGTVLLDEVGEMSPRMQGLLLRFLENGEMQRIGATRSETRIDVRIIAATNRNLFEGIATGAFRGDLYYRLNVIRIEIPPLRARPEDIGPLVTHFVTHFAAMYHIAPPPLGPHTLSTLQSYPWPGNVRELRNYAERLVVRCVAGLPRDEPPPGEQTHAAAPAESTAHPQISRADRLYERMVTGGESFWSAVYPGFINRDLTREDLRAIVSRGLQHTRGSYKLLLQLFNMKPEDYKRLLTFLRKHDCHMPFHTFRTAVPADELRSRPADTRRTA from the coding sequence GTGAGCGAAGCTATTCGTCGTCTGGAGCAAGATATCCAGTGCGCGACCGGTTCCGACGCGAAAGTGCTCATCACGGGCGAGAGCGGCGTCGGCAAGGAAGTGGCGGCACAACTGATTCACAAAGGCAGCACACGGCGGAATCGGCCCTTCCTGACGCTGAACTGCGCGGGTGTGCCCGACAGCCTCCTGGAATCCGAGCTGTTCGGCCACATGCGGGGCAGTTTCACCGACGCGTATCGCGACAAGCCCGGACTTCTGGAAGCCGCCGACGGCGGCACCGTCCTGCTCGATGAAGTTGGCGAGATGAGCCCCAGGATGCAGGGCCTGCTGCTCCGATTTCTCGAGAACGGCGAGATGCAGCGCATCGGCGCGACACGAAGCGAAACCCGCATCGACGTGCGGATCATCGCGGCCACCAATCGCAATCTTTTCGAGGGAATTGCCACCGGCGCCTTCCGGGGCGACTTGTACTATCGTCTCAACGTGATTCGGATCGAGATTCCCCCCCTCCGCGCGCGGCCGGAAGACATCGGCCCTCTGGTGACGCACTTCGTCACGCACTTCGCGGCGATGTACCACATTGCGCCCCCCCCGCTTGGGCCGCATACGCTGAGCACGCTGCAGTCGTACCCGTGGCCGGGCAACGTCCGCGAGCTGCGGAACTACGCCGAGCGCCTCGTCGTGCGCTGCGTGGCCGGGCTTCCCAGAGACGAGCCCCCGCCGGGGGAACAGACGCACGCGGCGGCGCCGGCAGAGAGTACGGCGCATCCCCAGATCTCCCGGGCCGATCGCCTGTACGAGCGCATGGTGACCGGAGGAGAGTCGTTCTGGTCGGCCGTCTACCCGGGATTCATCAACCGGGATCTGACGCGGGAAGACCTGCGCGCGATCGTGTCGCGCGGCCTCCAGCACACGCGCGGGAGCTACAAGTTGCTCCTGCAGCTCTTCAACATGAAGCCGGAGGACTACAAGCGGCTGCTGACATTCCTGCGCAAGCACGACTGTCACATGCCGTTTCACACGTTCCGCACGGCCGTGCCCGCAGACGAGCTGCGCTCGCGGCCTGCAGACACCCGCAGGACCGCCTGA
- a CDS encoding sensor domain-containing diguanylate cyclase → MASDVGQALASAVSALLQAPSVLMLREDGAWRVEASAGGADLEPDPASLAAMLGGDLSQPFIAVESTQGGRPWVCVPLTVDPTRSRVLLIASAARAVGSAAAELTFAPLLAGARAASRAASRIMRRAYRFSRALGVGLSRQAQYQLIVDSLAGAARARIGALALKDPASAFLSVVATSGYPAALVADLQIAPGVGIIGGTYVSGRPVVVSDVATLGRPPRPRYRTASFIAVPLRARREVLGVACLADRTDRRPFDRADLLAVKAMLAPAALALVSDRAAQEAEALAKAAALDPLTRLLSRQHFWQVLQAEVERARRHGLELSLLMLDLDEFKAVNDTYGHLVGDAVLREVGDVFRRSIRAFDICARYGGDEFVIVLPASGAEQALRSARRIGRAVAMRWTSQAAQSGGARVTVSVGAAVLRPSDNAADLVARADRALYSAKASGRNIACLSDD, encoded by the coding sequence TTGGCATCCGACGTCGGGCAGGCGCTCGCGTCGGCTGTCTCGGCATTGCTGCAGGCGCCCTCAGTGCTGATGCTCCGCGAGGACGGTGCCTGGCGCGTGGAGGCGTCGGCAGGCGGCGCCGACCTCGAACCCGACCCGGCCTCGCTTGCCGCGATGCTGGGCGGCGACTTGTCGCAGCCATTCATCGCGGTCGAGTCGACGCAGGGCGGCCGGCCGTGGGTCTGCGTGCCGTTGACCGTCGATCCCACGCGCTCGCGCGTGCTGCTGATCGCGTCGGCCGCACGCGCGGTGGGGTCGGCGGCCGCCGAGTTGACGTTCGCGCCCCTGCTCGCCGGTGCACGCGCGGCCAGCCGCGCGGCGAGCCGGATCATGCGACGCGCGTACCGGTTTTCGCGCGCGCTCGGGGTGGGTCTCTCGCGACAGGCGCAGTATCAGCTCATCGTCGACTCGCTCGCCGGTGCGGCGCGCGCGCGCATCGGCGCGCTGGCGCTGAAAGATCCGGCCTCCGCGTTTCTGAGCGTCGTCGCGACCAGTGGGTATCCGGCTGCGCTCGTCGCCGACCTGCAGATCGCGCCGGGCGTGGGCATCATCGGTGGGACCTACGTGAGCGGCAGGCCTGTCGTGGTTTCCGACGTGGCGACGCTCGGCCGTCCGCCCCGGCCGCGCTACCGCACCGCATCATTCATCGCGGTGCCGCTGCGCGCCCGCCGCGAAGTGCTCGGCGTCGCGTGTCTCGCGGACCGCACGGACCGCCGCCCGTTCGACCGCGCCGACTTGCTGGCCGTCAAAGCCATGTTGGCGCCGGCTGCGCTGGCCCTGGTGTCGGATCGCGCCGCGCAGGAGGCGGAGGCGCTCGCGAAGGCGGCGGCCCTGGACCCGCTGACCAGGCTCCTCAGCCGACAGCATTTCTGGCAGGTGTTGCAGGCGGAGGTCGAGCGCGCCAGGCGCCACGGGCTGGAACTCTCGCTGCTGATGCTCGACCTGGACGAATTCAAGGCGGTCAACGACACGTACGGGCACCTGGTGGGAGACGCCGTCCTGCGCGAGGTCGGCGACGTGTTCCGGCGGTCGATCCGCGCGTTCGATATCTGCGCGCGCTACGGCGGCGACGAATTCGTCATCGTGCTGCCGGCGAGTGGTGCGGAACAGGCGCTCCGCAGCGCACGGCGCATCGGCCGGGCCGTCGCCATGCGCTGGACTTCCCAAGCCGCCCAGTCGGGCGGCGCGCGGGTGACCGTCAGCGTCGGGGCGGCGGTGCTGCGCCCGTCGGACAACGCGGCGGATCTGGTGGCGCGCGCCGACCGCGCCTTGTATTCCGCGAAGGCGAGCGGCCGGAACATCGCCTGCCTCAGCGACGACTGA
- a CDS encoding response regulator transcription factor: MATLRIAVFGHRRRMLDGITDAIRRRKGVHVVGAETSPSRFLQVLKTTDPQIAILSLHRQSDIQFVKRARVAAPDARLIVVVEYLSTAHVVSVLRLGARAVLPADVAPALMARCLDVASTGGLWLERRLASDVVRRLLKTAMRGAESLTPREQMITGMVGNGLRNKEIANRLGISEGTVKVHLHSIFHKLGIQSRVALAALVRPAGERA; this comes from the coding sequence ATGGCGACCCTGCGAATCGCCGTATTCGGCCACCGGCGGCGGATGCTGGACGGGATCACGGATGCCATCCGCAGGCGAAAGGGCGTTCACGTCGTGGGCGCAGAAACCTCTCCGTCCAGGTTCCTGCAGGTTCTGAAGACCACGGACCCGCAGATCGCCATCCTCAGTCTTCATCGGCAGTCCGACATCCAGTTCGTCAAGCGGGCGCGCGTCGCCGCGCCCGACGCCCGGCTGATCGTCGTCGTGGAGTACCTGTCGACGGCCCACGTCGTCAGCGTGCTGAGGCTGGGAGCGCGCGCGGTCCTGCCGGCGGATGTCGCCCCGGCGTTGATGGCACGCTGCCTGGACGTGGCAAGCACCGGGGGACTCTGGCTGGAGCGCCGGCTGGCGAGCGACGTCGTGCGGCGGCTCCTGAAGACGGCCATGCGGGGGGCCGAAAGCCTCACGCCGCGCGAGCAGATGATCACCGGAATGGTGGGCAACGGATTGCGGAACAAGGAGATCGCGAACCGCCTCGGAATTTCCGAAGGCACGGTCAAGGTGCACCTGCACTCCATCTTCCACAAGCTCGGGATTCAGAGCCGTGTCGCGCTGGCCGCTCTCGTCCGGCCGGCCGGGGAACGCGCCTGA
- a CDS encoding SDR family oxidoreductase, whose protein sequence is MDLGLKGRIAMVAGASRGLGLAVARALAQEGARVSMSSSNAGAIGAAARALAAETGAEVAAFTCNVRKPDEIDRWARDAAERFGGIDLLFTNSGGPPAGPAIEFDDAAWRDAAELLLFSVIRLIRAAVPSMKARGGGAILVSTSSSVKEPIPNLGLSTVMRASVSALAKTLAQELASEKIRVNQIIPGRVDTDRLRHLDEINARRANISPVAQKARSIAAIPAGRYGTPDEFGRAAAFLLSDAAGYVTGATLQVDGGLIRSIL, encoded by the coding sequence GTGGATCTGGGGCTGAAAGGCAGGATTGCCATGGTGGCGGGCGCGAGCCGCGGGCTCGGGCTCGCTGTCGCGCGCGCGCTGGCCCAGGAGGGGGCGCGGGTATCGATGTCGTCGAGCAACGCGGGCGCAATCGGGGCCGCCGCGCGGGCGCTCGCCGCGGAGACCGGCGCGGAAGTCGCGGCATTCACGTGCAATGTCAGGAAGCCGGACGAAATCGACCGCTGGGCTCGCGACGCCGCGGAGCGCTTCGGTGGGATCGACCTGCTCTTTACGAACTCCGGCGGGCCGCCCGCTGGTCCGGCGATCGAGTTCGACGATGCTGCGTGGCGGGATGCGGCGGAACTGCTGCTGTTCAGCGTGATCCGGTTGATCCGCGCGGCGGTGCCCTCCATGAAGGCGCGCGGCGGCGGCGCAATTCTCGTCTCCACCTCGTCGTCGGTCAAGGAGCCGATCCCGAACCTCGGGCTGTCCACCGTCATGCGCGCGTCCGTCTCCGCGCTCGCCAAAACGCTGGCGCAGGAACTCGCGTCGGAGAAGATCCGGGTCAATCAGATCATCCCGGGGCGCGTCGATACCGACCGCCTGCGGCACCTCGATGAGATCAACGCGAGAAGAGCCAACATCTCACCCGTTGCGCAGAAAGCGCGCTCGATCGCGGCGATCCCGGCGGGACGCTACGGCACGCCGGACGAATTCGGACGCGCCGCGGCGTTTCTCCTCTCCGACGCGGCAGGATACGTCACGGGCGCGACGCTGCAGGTCGACGGCGGGCTCATCCGCAGCATCCTCTGA